The following proteins are co-located in the Gemmatimonadota bacterium genome:
- a CDS encoding carboxypeptidase regulatory-like domain-containing protein, protein MKLGSRLAAVLVSLLPFPVASQDIEQLYQPACDDGDVIACYVLGLMYEKGEGVTRNPSRAANLYQRACEGGELMGCTGLGLLYEAGIGVAQDAARAAGLFHVACEGGEKLGCDRLGKVGQRGGDAPTERFSKSGRVGDTDSGEVLSEAIVEVLALGIRAISDATGRFELVGLPAGRHLLRISRVGYELLNGVLEVPGNPDFIVLLDPDEVGDRFALGRIEGQVTEDGDRALSDVNITVLAQPRGGSHSNQQGRFTLRDLEPGLAEIRFVRLGYAPRTATLIVQPGRTVELSVTMSTQPIELEAIQVTVRSSYLEQNGFFRRAKDGLGNHFTPQEIERIDPTVVSDLFRRVPGIRLQYGLAGETRVVSRRSTSLTLGPCPLPVYLDGIRMVDWNLDRVSPQEVEAIEVYHGVSTPIEYTSMFSTCGVVLIWTRR, encoded by the coding sequence ATGAAACTCGGTTCCCGGCTTGCAGCTGTACTCGTGAGCCTGCTGCCGTTTCCGGTCGCCTCGCAGGACATTGAGCAGTTATACCAGCCCGCCTGCGACGACGGAGACGTGATCGCCTGCTACGTCTTAGGGCTCATGTACGAGAAGGGAGAAGGCGTCACGCGGAATCCCTCGCGTGCCGCGAATCTCTACCAGCGAGCCTGCGAGGGCGGCGAGCTCATGGGCTGCACGGGTCTCGGCCTCCTGTATGAAGCCGGGATCGGCGTTGCTCAGGATGCCGCACGCGCGGCAGGCCTCTTCCACGTCGCTTGCGAAGGGGGCGAAAAGCTGGGGTGCGACCGGCTCGGGAAAGTGGGGCAGCGGGGGGGAGACGCACCGACCGAGCGGTTCTCCAAATCCGGCCGGGTCGGTGATACGGATTCCGGGGAGGTGCTCAGCGAGGCGATCGTGGAAGTGCTGGCGCTCGGAATTCGGGCGATTTCCGACGCGACAGGTCGGTTCGAGCTCGTCGGCCTCCCGGCCGGCCGGCACCTACTGAGGATCTCGCGCGTTGGCTATGAGCTCTTGAACGGCGTGTTGGAGGTTCCCGGGAACCCGGACTTCATTGTTCTCCTCGACCCTGACGAAGTGGGCGATCGATTCGCGTTGGGGCGAATCGAAGGGCAGGTGACCGAAGATGGAGACCGAGCACTCTCGGACGTGAACATCACGGTGCTGGCCCAGCCGCGCGGGGGTTCGCACAGCAACCAGCAGGGCCGTTTCACTCTGAGGGACTTGGAGCCTGGCCTGGCGGAGATCCGATTCGTGCGCCTGGGCTACGCCCCCCGCACGGCGACACTGATCGTGCAACCCGGCAGAACGGTCGAGCTCTCCGTGACGATGTCCACTCAACCGATCGAGCTCGAGGCGATCCAGGTGACCGTCCGCTCCAGCTACCTCGAGCAGAACGGGTTCTTCCGGAGGGCCAAGGACGGCCTGGGTAACCATTTCACCCCGCAAGAGATCGAGAGGATCGATCCCACGGTGGTATCCGACCTCTTTCGGCGCGTTCCCGGCATCAGGCTACAGTATGGGCTGGCCGGTGAGACCCGAGTCGTCAGCAGGCGGAGCACCAGTCTAACTCTGGGTCCGTGTCCGCTGCCGGTGTACCTGGACGGAATACGGATGGTTGATTGGAATCTCGACCGCGTCTCTCCGCAGGAAGTCGAGGCGATCGAGGTCTACCACGGCGTTT
- a CDS encoding glycosyl hydrolase, with translation MKDMLRPGSWLTTLAAIAVMGSNADAQTYPVDLYENLQWENIGPARGGRSTAVAGSEARPLEYYFGADGGGLWKTSDAGTSWSPVTDHQIGSSSVGAVQVCEANPDVVYIGTGETEIRGNIQQGDGVYRSDDAGETWTHVGLEASQNFSRIRIHPTDCNTAWVAAWGQHSAPNPERGVYKTTDGGDSWRLVLARDERTGAQDISLDPNNPDVMYAALWEAWRKSWGMSSGGPGSGLFKSVDGGESWSELTRAPGMPQGVIGKIGVAVSPADPNRVWAQIEAAEGGLFRSDDAGLTWELINADRSLRQRAFYYTRVYADPLDRDVMYALNTGMYRSTDGGVTMTRIEVPHGDNHDLWIAPNDRDRMINANDGGGNVSVNGGETWTDQDFKTAQFYRVTTTNHFPYHICGAQQDNSTACVPSGGWDHLYGGDGGERFLYDAGGGESGYIASHPDRPEILYAGSHSGTLTRKNQANGQSRAINIWPENPMGQSSASLVERVQWTFPIVFSNHDSNVLYVTSQHVWKTENEGQSFTRISPDLTRADPETMIESGGPITKDQTGVEVYATVFALAPSFHDPDVIWAGSDDGLVHVTRNASAAEPTWTDVTPPDAPDFVRINTIEASPTTPGKAYVAGIRYLVDNDRAPYVWRTEDYGRSWTKIVDGIGEDDFVRSVREDPQTPGLLFAGSETTVYVSWNDGQTWQSLAQNLPTVQVADLVVKGDDIVLGTHGRSFWVMRDITPLREMSAQVAEADMHLYGPVDTYRGVGNGVQVRYYLKDDSDVTLEFLDGDGTLIESFQGDATVSDAAPQRGRRRFGGGERSRPSGKAGAHTFMWDLRYPGYVDFEGMIFWSGSNQGPVVLPDTYTVRLSANGDTQSRTFEVKLDPRNEAVTIAQLSAQLTLALAIRDKVTAANEAVIDIRAIKGEVDDRQGRTNNTEIHEQGDMVKDKLGDVESQIYQVKNESRQDPLNFPIKINNKLAALMNGVSRGDFPPTEQSRQVFDRLDGLLQEEMTRLQLIIDQDLARLNELLREEGLEAITIRRIIS, from the coding sequence ATGAAGGATATGCTTCGGCCCGGCTCTTGGCTCACGACCCTCGCGGCGATCGCCGTCATGGGTTCGAATGCCGACGCCCAGACCTACCCGGTCGACCTCTACGAGAACCTGCAGTGGGAGAACATCGGCCCGGCGCGGGGTGGTCGCAGCACCGCGGTGGCGGGTAGTGAGGCGCGGCCGCTCGAGTACTACTTCGGGGCCGACGGTGGCGGTCTTTGGAAGACCTCGGACGCGGGAACGTCGTGGAGCCCCGTCACGGACCACCAGATCGGCAGCTCGTCCGTGGGCGCCGTGCAGGTCTGCGAGGCGAACCCGGACGTCGTCTATATCGGCACCGGCGAGACGGAGATCCGTGGCAACATCCAGCAGGGCGACGGTGTGTATCGCTCGGATGACGCAGGTGAGACGTGGACCCACGTCGGCCTCGAGGCTTCCCAGAACTTCTCACGCATCCGCATTCACCCGACCGACTGCAACACGGCGTGGGTCGCCGCGTGGGGACAGCACTCCGCCCCGAATCCCGAGCGAGGCGTCTACAAGACCACCGACGGTGGCGATAGCTGGAGGCTCGTGCTGGCGCGCGACGAACGCACCGGGGCGCAGGACATCAGCCTCGACCCCAACAACCCCGACGTGATGTATGCGGCCCTCTGGGAAGCGTGGCGCAAGTCGTGGGGCATGAGCTCGGGCGGTCCCGGAAGCGGTCTGTTCAAGTCCGTGGACGGTGGTGAGAGCTGGTCCGAACTCACGCGGGCGCCGGGCATGCCCCAAGGCGTGATCGGCAAGATCGGCGTGGCGGTCTCGCCGGCCGACCCGAATCGCGTGTGGGCGCAAATCGAGGCGGCCGAGGGTGGGTTGTTCCGCTCCGACGATGCCGGACTCACCTGGGAGCTCATCAACGCCGACCGGAGCCTTCGCCAACGGGCGTTCTACTACACGCGCGTGTACGCCGATCCGCTGGATCGGGACGTGATGTATGCCCTTAATACTGGCATGTACCGGTCGACCGACGGTGGAGTGACCATGACCAGGATCGAGGTGCCGCACGGCGACAACCACGACCTGTGGATCGCACCCAACGATCGCGACCGTATGATCAACGCGAACGACGGCGGCGGCAACGTCTCGGTCAACGGGGGTGAGACCTGGACGGATCAGGACTTCAAGACCGCGCAGTTCTATCGCGTGACGACCACGAATCACTTCCCCTATCACATCTGCGGCGCCCAGCAGGACAACTCCACGGCGTGCGTGCCGAGTGGTGGTTGGGATCACTTGTACGGCGGGGACGGTGGGGAGCGCTTCCTGTACGACGCGGGGGGTGGCGAGAGCGGCTACATCGCATCGCACCCGGACCGTCCCGAGATCCTGTACGCCGGCTCGCACTCGGGTACGCTCACGCGCAAGAATCAAGCGAACGGACAGTCGCGCGCGATCAACATCTGGCCGGAGAACCCCATGGGGCAGTCTTCGGCGTCGCTGGTCGAACGGGTGCAGTGGACGTTCCCCATCGTGTTCAGCAACCACGACTCGAACGTGCTTTACGTGACGAGCCAGCATGTGTGGAAGACCGAGAACGAGGGGCAGAGCTTCACGCGCATCAGCCCGGACCTCACCAGGGCCGATCCCGAGACGATGATCGAGTCGGGCGGTCCGATCACGAAGGACCAGACCGGCGTCGAGGTCTACGCGACGGTCTTCGCACTGGCGCCCTCGTTCCACGATCCGGACGTGATCTGGGCGGGGTCGGACGACGGGCTCGTGCACGTCACGCGTAACGCGTCTGCGGCCGAGCCGACTTGGACCGACGTCACGCCTCCCGACGCTCCGGACTTCGTACGCATCAACACCATCGAGGCGTCTCCGACGACGCCTGGCAAAGCGTACGTGGCCGGGATCCGCTACCTCGTCGACAACGACCGTGCTCCCTACGTGTGGAGGACCGAGGACTACGGTCGCTCGTGGACCAAGATCGTCGACGGGATCGGCGAGGACGATTTCGTGCGTTCCGTGCGGGAGGACCCACAGACCCCTGGGCTGCTCTTCGCGGGCTCGGAGACCACGGTCTACGTCTCGTGGAACGACGGCCAGACCTGGCAGTCGCTCGCGCAGAATCTGCCCACCGTGCAGGTCGCGGATCTGGTCGTGAAGGGCGACGACATCGTGCTCGGCACGCACGGGCGGTCGTTCTGGGTCATGCGTGACATCACGCCGCTCCGTGAGATGAGCGCGCAGGTCGCCGAGGCCGACATGCACCTCTACGGTCCGGTGGACACGTACAGAGGCGTCGGCAATGGAGTGCAGGTTCGTTACTACCTCAAAGACGACTCGGACGTGACCCTCGAGTTCCTCGACGGGGACGGTACGCTCATCGAGTCGTTCCAGGGCGATGCCACGGTCAGCGACGCCGCGCCACAGCGGGGCCGGCGCCGTTTCGGGGGCGGTGAGCGTTCGAGACCTTCCGGCAAGGCGGGTGCCCACACGTTCATGTGGGATCTGCGCTACCCCGGATACGTCGACTTCGAGGGCATGATCTTCTGGTCCGGTTCCAACCAGGGACCGGTGGTTCTTCCCGACACGTATACGGTGCGCTTATCCGCGAACGGTGACACGCAATCGAGGACTTTCGAGGTCAAGCTGGATCCGAGGAACGAGGCGGTGACCATCGCGCAGCTGTCGGCACAGCTCACGCTGGCGCTCGCGATCCGGGACAAGGTCACCGCAGCCAACGAGGCCGTCATCGACATCCGCGCCATCAAGGGCGAGGTCGACGATCGGCAGGGGCGCACCAACAACACCGAGATCCACGAGCAGGGCGACATGGTCAAGGACAAGCTCGGTGACGTGGAGTCGCAGATCTACCAGGTGAAGAACGAGAGCCGGCAGGATCCTCTCAACTTCCCCATCAAGATCAACAACAAGCTGGCCGCGCTCATGAACGGCGTGTCCCGTGGGGACTTCCCTCCCACCGAGCAGTCGCGTCAGGTATTCGATCGACTGGACGGTTTGCTACAGGAGGAGATGACCCGGCTTCAACTCATCATCGATCAGGATCTCGCGCGCTTGAACGAGCTGCTGCGCGAGGAGGGACTGGAAGCGATCACGATCCGCAGGATCATCAGTTAG
- a CDS encoding S9 family peptidase, which produces MRRIMKWGALGLVTLPIHLVLVLAFIGVPRPPAITAESVGRVAWGPVLDNAGQLWKSRQSKSLVAWMPNGSGLLVQARRMILDSRLHTLSRPAGDAVFLPRIPRNVAGIHGDPGREYMVLSWDTDGDEQYRLYRWDLGDGDPVLLTSESERAQFGAFEPDGPRIAYGSTRRNGTDFDVYLLDPLDPRSDRRILEVEGTWGVVDWSRTADELLLVHVVSSLENELHVLDIGTGTLRRITDDADGAVRHGSPQWSRDGSALYYTSDRGTEFALLRRLELRTGEEAILSDEIPWDVSSVQQTGDGELLLIAVNEDGRTRHYTSDPLGEEIHSLELFSSGEFSARLHAEQPLLLVSHSDPLGVVRGYTYDLRSHELTLWAGGESSESDVPDPRLIRYPTFDSIDGEPRLISAFVYPGVGEGPRPVLINIHGGPESQARLKTGQGPTEKAGITLITPNVRGSTGYGRTFTTLDDQYLREDAVRDIGALLDWIGEQPELDESRVAVIGGSYGGYMVLASLVHYSPRIRCGIDIVGVSNFVTFLENTADYRRDLRRAEYGDERIPEMREFLESISPLNNAERITSRLMVVQGANDPRVPVNESRQLVERVRDNGLGVAYMEGANEGHGFRHPWNSFYAGLAQQEMTRECLLEG; this is translated from the coding sequence ATGCGGAGGATCATGAAGTGGGGCGCACTAGGCTTGGTGACGTTGCCCATCCATCTGGTGCTCGTTTTGGCGTTTATCGGGGTGCCGAGACCGCCGGCGATTACCGCTGAAAGCGTCGGGCGTGTGGCGTGGGGCCCGGTCCTGGACAATGCCGGCCAGCTCTGGAAGTCCCGGCAGTCGAAGAGCCTCGTCGCCTGGATGCCGAACGGCTCGGGCCTGCTGGTGCAGGCCCGCCGCATGATCCTCGATTCCCGGCTCCACACGCTGTCGCGTCCGGCGGGGGACGCGGTCTTCCTCCCGCGGATCCCGCGCAACGTAGCCGGGATCCACGGCGATCCTGGTCGCGAGTACATGGTGCTCAGCTGGGATACCGACGGTGACGAGCAGTATCGCTTGTACCGCTGGGACCTGGGAGACGGCGATCCCGTTCTCCTCACCTCCGAATCCGAGCGCGCGCAATTCGGCGCCTTCGAGCCGGATGGCCCTCGGATCGCGTACGGCAGCACGCGCAGAAACGGCACCGACTTCGACGTCTACCTCCTAGACCCGCTCGACCCAAGGTCAGACCGACGAATTCTGGAGGTCGAGGGGACGTGGGGTGTTGTCGACTGGTCTCGCACAGCCGATGAGCTCCTGCTCGTCCATGTCGTGTCGAGCCTGGAGAACGAGCTCCACGTGTTGGACATCGGCACAGGTACTCTAAGGCGAATCACCGACGACGCGGACGGTGCGGTGCGGCATGGCTCTCCTCAGTGGAGTCGAGACGGGAGCGCGCTGTACTACACCAGTGATCGGGGGACCGAATTCGCGCTCTTGAGGCGGCTGGAGCTTCGCACGGGCGAGGAAGCGATTCTCTCCGACGAGATCCCTTGGGACGTCTCCTCGGTCCAGCAGACGGGCGACGGCGAGTTGCTCCTGATCGCCGTGAACGAGGACGGCAGGACGAGACACTACACGAGCGATCCGCTCGGGGAGGAGATTCACTCTCTCGAGCTGTTCTCGTCGGGCGAGTTTTCGGCGAGGCTCCACGCCGAGCAGCCGCTGCTGTTGGTCAGCCACTCCGACCCGCTCGGGGTAGTTCGCGGCTATACCTACGATCTCCGGAGCCATGAGCTCACGCTCTGGGCGGGCGGCGAGAGCTCAGAGAGTGACGTGCCGGATCCGCGTCTCATCCGTTACCCAACGTTCGACTCGATCGATGGCGAGCCCCGCCTGATCTCCGCCTTCGTATATCCGGGAGTGGGTGAAGGCCCTCGGCCGGTACTCATCAACATTCACGGTGGACCGGAAAGCCAAGCCCGACTCAAGACGGGGCAGGGCCCTACAGAAAAGGCCGGGATCACGCTGATCACCCCCAACGTGCGCGGCTCCACCGGTTACGGGCGAACGTTCACGACGCTCGACGATCAGTATTTGCGGGAAGACGCCGTACGGGACATCGGAGCCCTTCTCGACTGGATCGGCGAGCAGCCGGAGCTCGACGAGAGTAGGGTGGCCGTGATCGGTGGGTCCTACGGAGGCTACATGGTGCTGGCGTCGCTCGTACACTACAGCCCGCGAATCCGCTGCGGCATCGACATCGTGGGTGTCAGCAACTTCGTGACGTTCCTAGAGAACACGGCCGATTACCGTCGGGACCTCAGACGGGCCGAGTACGGCGACGAGCGCATCCCGGAAATGCGGGAGTTCTTGGAGTCGATTTCGCCGCTCAACAACGCCGAGCGCATCACGTCCCGGCTCATGGTCGTCCAGGGAGCCAACGATCCGCGCGTGCCCGTCAACGAGTCGCGACAGCTCGTCGAGCGCGTACGGGACAACGGCCTCGGCGTGGCGTACATGGAGGGCGCGAACGAAGGACACGGCTTTCGCCACCCGTGGAACTCGTTCTATGCCGGACTCGCGCAGCAGGAGATGACGCGCGAGTGCTTGCTGGAGGGCTAG